In Procambarus clarkii isolate CNS0578487 chromosome 36, FALCON_Pclarkii_2.0, whole genome shotgun sequence, one DNA window encodes the following:
- the LOC138371665 gene encoding uncharacterized protein, with protein sequence MCSVVDNGSSSSSGATCPVDGNSSNSATCPVDDNSCSSSSAATCPVVDNSSSSGATCPVVDNSSSSSDTKCSVDETVVEEVPLCPVVDNMSSSGVTCSVVDNGSSSSGDSCRIVDNSSSRGATCPVVDNSCSKGATCPVVDNSSSSGATCIVDNNSNSDATCPVVDNNSSSDATFSVVDNGSSSDATCPVDDNSNSSDATGPADETVVEKVLRVLLLTTVVVVAVLSLERRIPHVVFFMLTVPFVSVPDLEIKRTSRVI encoded by the exons ATGTGTTCTGTTGTAGAcaatggtagtagtagtagtagtggcgctacgtgtcctgttgatgGCAACAGTAGTAATAGCGCTACGTGTCCCGTTGATGACaacagttgtagtagtagtagtgccgctacgtgtcctgttgttgacaacagcaGTAGTAGTGGCGCtacatgtcctgttgttgacaacagtagtagtagtagtgatactaagtgttctgttgatgaaacAGTAGTAGAAGAGGTGCCactgtgtcctgttgttgacaacatgaGTAGCAGTGGCGTTACATgttctgttgttgacaacggtagtagtagtagtggtgattcGTGTCGTattgttgacaacagtagtagtaggggtgctacgtgtcctgttgttgacaacagttgTAGTAAGggagctacgtgtcctgttgttgataacagtagtagtagtggcgcTACGTGTATTGTTGACAACAATAGTAATAGTGACGCaacatgtcctgttgttgacaacaatAGTAGTAGTGACGCTACGTTTTCTGTTGTAGACAATGGTAGTAGtagtgatgctacgtgtcctgttgatgaCAACAGTAATAGTAGTGATGCTACGGGTCCTGCTGATGAAACAGTAGTGGAAAAagtgctacgtgtcctgttgttgacaacagtagtagtagtagcggtGCTAAGT ctcgagagacgaattcctcacgtTGTCTTCTtcatgttaaccgtgccattcgtcagtgtaccagacttggagattaagaggacttccagggttatctaa